The DNA segment GGCAACCGTTCGCAGGTAGGTGGACTTGCCTGCCATGTTCGGCCCAGTCAGCAGCAATGTGGTGCGGCCCGCGCCCAGGATGGCGTCGTTGGGAACGAACTTGCCCCCGGTGGCCTGCTCTACCACCGGATGCCGGGCCTGAATCAATCTGGCCCCACCGCCGTCTGCGGTCTGCGGGCGTGTCCAGCCGCAGTCCACGGCGATCTCGGCCAGGGCCGCCAGCACGTCCAGTTCGGCCAGTGCGCCCGCCGCCTCCGAGAGAGCCTCCGCGTGCGCGGTCAGACCGTCGCGCAACTCGGTAAAGACTTCCAGCTCCAGCCGCCCCGCCGCCGCTTCCAGCCGGGCGATCTCGCGCTCGCGTTCACGCAGATCGGGGCGCGTAAAACGGGCGCGGTCCTTGAGGGTGGCGATCTGGCGGTAGTCGGAGGGGACTTTGGACAGGTGTGGCCCGGTGACTTCCAGGAAATAGCCGAAGACGTTGTTGAAGCCGACTTTCAGGTTGCCGATGCCCGTCCGCGCCCGCTCGGAGATTTCCAGTTCGGCCAGCCAGGCGCGGTGGCCCACGGCCCCGTTTCTCAGCTCGTCCAGTCCACCGTGGAAGCCGTCGCGGATCAGCCCGCCGTCCCCGGCGCGGATAGGCGGATCGTCCACCAGTGCGGCGCGGATGCGGGTCACGACTTCAGGCAGTCCGGCGAGGCGGGCGCGGACGCCGCCCAGCAGCCCGTCCAGTCCGTCCAGCAGGCGCACGGCTTCTGGCAGCAGCTCCAGCGTGCGGGCCAGCGAGGCGACTTCGCGCGGGGTGGCGCGGCGGGTGGCGACTCTGGCCGAGAGGCGTTCCAGATCGTGCGCGCGGTACAGCAGTGAGCGCACGCCATTTCGCAAGTCGGCGGCGCGGGTCAGGGTTTCCACGCTGTCCAGGCGGGCGCGGATGCTCAACTCGTCCAGCAGGGGCGCACGCAGCCAGGCCCGCAAGCGTCGCCGCCCCCCCGCCGTGCGTGTTTGAGACAGCACGTCCATCAGCGTGACGCCGCCCGGAGCCTGCGCGGTGAACAGTTCCAGCGCCCGCACCGCCGCCTCGGGCAGGCGCATATGCGCCCCCGGCTCAAAGCGCACCGCGCGGCGCACCATCCCCAACTCGCCCTGCTGCGTCACCCGCGCGTAGCCCAGCACCGCCCCGCAGGCCCGACGCAGCGCCGCCGAGGTCAGGCTGCCCGGCACCTCGCCCAGCACGGCCTTCAGCTCGTCACAGCAGCCCGCCTCCTCAAAGTTGGCGGGGGAGAGCATCACCGGAAAACGGGTCTGGAAGTCCGAGAGCAGCGCCGGATTTCCCGACAGTTCGGGGGCCAGCAGCACCTCGCGCGCCCGCCAGCGCGACAGTTCGTCGTACAGCGCCGAGCGGGTGTGGAAGGCAGCACAGCGGAATTCGCCGGTACTCACGTCCAGCAGGGCCAGCGCGTAGCCGTCCCCGGTGGCTACCGCCGCCAGATAGTTCTCGTCGGCGCTGAGATGCCGCTCCTCGGTGACGGTGCCGGGGGTCAGCAGTTGCGTGACCTTGCGCTCCACCAGGCCGCTGCCGGGTTCCTCCACCTGATCGGCCACCGCCACGCACACGCCCGCCGCCAGCAACCGCTCCACGTTGTTGTCCAGCGCCCGCAGCGGAATCCCAGCCATCGGCGTGCTGAAATCCCGGCTGCTCTTGTGGGTCAGCGCGATTCGCAGCAACCGGGCGGTACGTTCGGCGTCCTCACCGAAGGTTTCGTAGAAGTCGCCCACCTGAAACAGCAGGATGGCGTGCGGGAGCTGCGCGGCCACCTCGTCGCGCATCTTCACGTACTGCTCCAGCATCGGCGGCAGCGCCCCGTTCCCGGTTCCCTTCAACACGTTCTGAGCCACCCGCATATGGGGGGCAGCATAGCGGGCGCGGCTGGCGGGCATGGAGAGCTGGGCGGCAATGGCCCGAAAAAAACCCGCGCCGGATGGGAGCGGGTGGTGCTGTGTATTCGTGTATTCGTGGCCCGCTCACATCTGATGACGAGATTTTACGTCTTGGCCCTATACGTCGCAACCGAAGGCACGTAACAGGTCAAGCTCGGTGATGGGCGGCGCGCCGGAACGGGGTGAGGTGGCCAGGCCATGCTGATGGTCAGACTGGTTCAACAGCACGGGGACCATCGGGGCGGCGCGGACGGGGCTGAAGAGGGAACGAAAACGGCGAATCCAGACATTCATGTCAGACACCTCGCTAAATTGGACCTGGGACAGACTGTAGTGGGGAACCTCTCAAAATTTTCTGACTGTGTGAATTTTACGGCTCTCAGTCACTGTTTTACTGCATGCCATCTTTCAGTAAGCGTCACCCAGGGTTGGTTTTTTGGTCATGCGGCTCTCAAGGTGGCTCCAGTCCCGTAAAATGCGGCATCATGGCCTACGATTCCCGCATGGGTTACGACCCGGACCGCAAATTGACCGACGGCGACGTGCATGACCTCAAACCCGCCGGATGGTGGGGCGATGACGGTCTGCTGTTCCGCGAATTCACCTTTGACAGTTATCAGGCCGGGGTGGATTTCGCCGTGCAGGTGGCGGCGCTGGCCGAGGAACGGGGACACCACCCGGACATTCACATTTTTTACAGGCGGGTCAAGCTCAACTACTTCACCCACGATGCGGGCGGCGTGACGGGGGCGGATATCGCGGGCGCGCAGGCGGTCAACGATCTGTTTGATCTGGCAGCCAGACCCGAAGGTGGCGCGGAGGGTTGAAACTCAGCATCCCCGACGCCGATACCCTGTGGGACAGTCTGCCGCCTATGCGGCGGCACCAGCAGATGTTGACCGTGGGGCCAGAGCATCTGGACGAGATGGACCATGTCAACAACACGGTGTATCTGGTGTGGTGCGAGGGGGTGGCCCGTGCCCACGCGGACCGGCTGGGCATGGGTACAGGGGCGCTGCGTGCGCTGGGGGCGGTGCCGGTGGCGCGGCAGCATGTGATCAATTACCACCGTCCGGCGCTGCTGGGGGACCGGGTGCGCGTCCGCACGGCGCTGACCGTTCATGCGGGGCTGCGGAGTGTGCGTGCCTACACCATTGACCGCCTGAACAGCAGCGACCCAGCGGACCTCGGCGTTCGGCTGGCCGAATGTCAGACCGAATGGGTCTGGGTGGACCCTGTGACAGGCCGCCCCCGCCGCGCCCCCGCCGAGGTGATAGACCGCTTCGGCTTCGGGGTTCAGCAGCTTCACGAGAGGCAATAAAAAATGAGACTTTTACCACGTCCCTGACGAACAACAGGAACACTGTACTCGGGTTCTGCCTGCGGATGGCCCAGCGCTCGCTTTGCCCGGCTCGACAGAGCGTAATCCCTGCTCTACCCAATCAAGAAAAATA comes from the Deinococcus sp. AJ005 genome and includes:
- the mutS gene encoding DNA mismatch repair protein MutS; protein product: MRVAQNVLKGTGNGALPPMLEQYVKMRDEVAAQLPHAILLFQVGDFYETFGEDAERTARLLRIALTHKSSRDFSTPMAGIPLRALDNNVERLLAAGVCVAVADQVEEPGSGLVERKVTQLLTPGTVTEERHLSADENYLAAVATGDGYALALLDVSTGEFRCAAFHTRSALYDELSRWRAREVLLAPELSGNPALLSDFQTRFPVMLSPANFEEAGCCDELKAVLGEVPGSLTSAALRRACGAVLGYARVTQQGELGMVRRAVRFEPGAHMRLPEAAVRALELFTAQAPGGVTLMDVLSQTRTAGGRRRLRAWLRAPLLDELSIRARLDSVETLTRAADLRNGVRSLLYRAHDLERLSARVATRRATPREVASLARTLELLPEAVRLLDGLDGLLGGVRARLAGLPEVVTRIRAALVDDPPIRAGDGGLIRDGFHGGLDELRNGAVGHRAWLAELEISERARTGIGNLKVGFNNVFGYFLEVTGPHLSKVPSDYRQIATLKDRARFTRPDLREREREIARLEAAAGRLELEVFTELRDGLTAHAEALSEAAGALAELDVLAALAEIAVDCGWTRPQTADGGGARLIQARHPVVEQATGGKFVPNDAILGAGRTTLLLTGPNMAGKSTYLRTVAICALLHQIGSFVPADGADLPVYDAIHTRIGASDDLAGGRSTFMVEMSELAAILHGVTARSLVILDEVGRGTSTLDGLAIAQAALEHLHATGAHTLFATHYFELTRLEGEHPGLINLHVAAEEDASAHDGRGGLTFYHQVIPGAARQSYGVEVARLAGLPAPVTARAARLLTALNTGSDDGRLTRELAALDLGRLTPMQALELLNSWQREVVR
- a CDS encoding thioesterase family protein; protein product: MKLSIPDADTLWDSLPPMRRHQQMLTVGPEHLDEMDHVNNTVYLVWCEGVARAHADRLGMGTGALRALGAVPVARQHVINYHRPALLGDRVRVRTALTVHAGLRSVRAYTIDRLNSSDPADLGVRLAECQTEWVWVDPVTGRPRRAPAEVIDRFGFGVQQLHERQ
- a CDS encoding 4a-hydroxytetrahydrobiopterin dehydratase, which produces MAYDSRMGYDPDRKLTDGDVHDLKPAGWWGDDGLLFREFTFDSYQAGVDFAVQVAALAEERGHHPDIHIFYRRVKLNYFTHDAGGVTGADIAGAQAVNDLFDLAARPEGGAEG